From Dehalococcoidia bacterium:
AAGGCGGGCGCCACAGCATCGGCTACAGCGCAGAATACCCCGGAGCGTACGGAGAGCAAGTAGTGCTCTCCGCCGCGCTCCTGCTCCGCGTCCCGGCCAGCCTCCCGGATGCGCTCGCTGCCCTCACGGAGCCGTGCGCTGTCGCCTTGCACGCCGTCCGGGAGGCGAAAGTCGAGCGCGGCGGGCGGGCACTGGTCATGGGCGCGGGGCCGATTGGCCTGCTAACGGCACTGTGGCTCAAGCGCGAAGGCATCTCTGTCGCCGTCAGCGACCCGGCCGGGCCGCGGCGGCGGCTGGCGGAGCGCGTGGGCGCCGACCTCGTGCTCGACTCTGCCAGCGAGGACCTCGGCGGCAGGCTGGTGGACTTCGGCGGGCCGCCTTCGATCGTGTTCGAGTGCGTAGGCGTGCAGGGCACGCTCCAGGAGGCGATGACACTGGTCGCGCCGCGCGGACGCGTAGTTGTCGTCGGCGTGTGCATGGTGGAGGATCGGATCAGGCCCCTGCTGGCCATCAACAAGCACCTCACGCTGCAGTTCGTGCTCGGCTACAACGCCGATGAGTTCGCCGAGGCGCTCGGGGCGCTGGCCTCGGGCGCCGTGGACGCGGCGCCGCTGGTCACGCGTACGGTCTCGCTG
This genomic window contains:
- a CDS encoding zinc-binding dehydrogenase, with product MRAMVLRGSRLHVEEVPAPEPGPGQVLARVRACGICGSDLHYARYAESLRAASRAERGILAGAGDGVVMGHEFVAEVASVGEGVSGWQPGERVVSIPVLAGEGGRHSIGYSAEYPGAYGEQVVLSAALLLRVPASLPDALAALTEPCAVALHAVREAKVERGGRALVMGAGPIGLLTALWLKREGISVAVSDPAGPRRRLAERVGADLVLDSASEDLGGRLVDFGGPPSIVFECVGVQGTLQEAMTLVAPRGRVVVVGVCMVEDRIRPLLAINKHLTLQFVLGYNADEFAEALGALASGAVDAAPLVTRTVSLDELPAAFEALSDPSDCKVVLTFPGAR